A stretch of DNA from Takifugu flavidus isolate HTHZ2018 chromosome 13, ASM371156v2, whole genome shotgun sequence:
GCAGGAGAGACGGGTTCTTCAGCATCACGGCGATGGCCAGACTGTTGTTAAAGACCGACAACACCGTGTTGATGAACATGAGGAAAGACAGGATGCTGTAGCCCACCCGGGGGAAGATGGTGGGGGCCACGGTCACGGCCTCGGCCTGCAGGGGTGCAGGGGGAGAGCTCCAGGGCGTGCTGTTGCTGTCCATGATGTCCACGATGCTTCGGTGAGGCAGAGAGTGGATCAGCTCAGGACACGGCGGAGTCGGCGATCTTATCATTTCTGATCTGCATTAAACCACGAGGCTGCTCCTATTTTCTAGATTGCGCACCTGCCTCAAAGAAGAAGCCTTGAAAGTAATATGAAATTGATCCATAAAGCGATTTGGTGGGATTAAACCAGATAAACCGGCTGCCGGTGATTGGAAAGTTGAGACAAAGAAGGATGAGATGAATTAGTCCTTGAAATTAAATTTCAAGTAATTAAAAACTTCCTttggttgtttattttttttattttccattgaAATTCGACCCACATTTACGCAATCAGGCAAACTCTTAGCAGCATCCAAACAACCAGttccttttttaataaatagTGAACGGAAATACATCAAACATTCACAGGTTTTAGCACAAAGAAGCGCACTGGTGTTTATGAGGTGCCtttctccccccacacacaatcACGGGGATTCAAGCTTAAGTATCCAATGTGTTCTTCTCACAGTTCTCATTCCAGAATGTGTGAAATCATTTCCAGAGAATAAAAACGTCAAACGCTCTGCTGCTTTCGCAGATCAAATAGCAACACCCGCGCTAAATATAGAAATGAtcccttcccctccttcctctctgcaatAATGAGACAAAGTGTGCGCCCTTTGGAAAAATATACAAAGTTCTTTAAACGTAAACACTTCATTTAGGCCTATAGCACAATGTACATTCCAACATTAAAATAACTATCAGGGTTTTTGGCAGCATTTGAAATCTTAATTAAACGCAAACAGAACAATTAAGGCAACAAAGTCTGCAATGCAAACGATACATCCGCGTGTTACCGCATCATTGACATCCTTTTGTGCCGTTTTTACAGATaagatgaacacacactctctctcacacacacagtccacacagctgcagaacgCGTGGTGTGAGTGCCCCCTATCGAACGACCTGGTAACTGCACAACACTTCCTCATTTCACGCCATCCATTCTTAAAACACACGCGCGCTCCCGTACAcgcaaacattaaaatgaacattACATTGAGAGATCCACATCTCCCCGATGAAAATACATTGCTTTAAAGGAAAAGTTACGAGTTTATAAAATACATTACAGGTTAACATTTGCTCTTTTTGAGATAAAGCAATTTGACCAATTAGCTTAATAAAAATCAACAGTTTACATGATTGTTTTCAGCTGTGCACATTCTGAAGTGCGTTGGAAAATGACACTTCTAGTCTTCCTTCTTCACATTATTGGTCACATGGAGCTGCGGGTCAGCACCGGTGCCGGCAGGACTGTGGTCTGTGAAGGGGGACTCGTGCTGCAGGGGGGTCCGGCGAGGGAAGAAGGTGTGCTGGAGGTCGTAGTTGAGCATGCAGCTGATGGAGGCCATGTAGATGTCAGCAAAGCGCGAAAGGCGACGGGAGAAGTAAGTGGGGTTGTGGTGGGTCCTGAAAAGACTCCCGAACTGCCTGTTGAAGACATCCTTGGTCTCCGTCCTGCCAGGAGGACACACTGATACATCAATACTGGTTCTGCTAAACAACCAGAACAGATTGTCTAAGCAGCCCTCTCCATTACCTCATGGTTTCCCTCTCTCTGGTCCACTCCTTGACGACAGCTTGAGATTCGGGATCACGGTGAACCTGTTGGTGTGAAAGTTCCGACCGGTTGAGAACCAAACTGTTCAGAacggaggcaaaaaaaaaaacccaaacatttttACGTTTTTCCCCTCTAACCTGCATCTGCTCGATAAGCCCAGTCAGTGCCTGGGACCAGGCCACCATGTGGATGCACTGCTCTGTGTTCATGATCTTTATCTCCTTCCTCAGCTCAGGGATGATGGCACCTGTCCTCCAGCCATGCTTCAGAGTCAgatcctgcaggacaaagaccaGAACCAATCTTTATTCCAAATGTACTGCAATACAACCAAAAATGAATCTGCAGCGGGAATATTgttataacccccccccaaaaacacatGAAACGCACAAAAAAAGGTGTGCCAATGCTTACACACAGcccaaaaaccccaaacattAACCGTGTAGTTGGGCCAAAATGGTTCcaggacagtgaggacatttatACATTTTCCTCATCTCGATTCTGCAATAAAACagccaacaaaacaaaacatggctCCCTCCACTCCAGCCTCTCGGCTATTCAGAGATGCTCTCCGGTCTGTCGTCTTACAGCGATGATGTCATGAGCGGCCGACACCATCGTGCAACGTCCCATCACCAGAAATAATCAGGACATGGTGAGAGTCGGTCTCCTTGGGCTGTTGGATCTTTGTCCTCACATGCACCCTAATTAAAAGCACCTTTTATTCGCTGTGGGTGAAGGGCAGCTGTTGCATGTTGCTAGGCTACAGGTATAATAGGATAGGAGACCGGAGCTGTGGGTGGTGTGAGGAAATCTTCCCATATTTAAGGCGAGTCAGTGAATGCATCCCAGATGCAGCGTGACAGGATACACATGTCAGGGATGAATCTCTATGGTGTGAATCAAACGTGGAAAATCTgcagagatttttttcttttccgtgATGAATCTATTTTATCATGCTGGCGATGTGAAGGAGGTGAAATGTGTTGGTGGGTGGGAATATCTCAGAGCATCCAATGGTGGATCTTTGAACGTGCTTCTACTTAGACGAGACCATTTAAGGTCTTGGATGCTGGGTCCACGTGACCAGGCTCCACTGGGCAGACTGGATGACATTCAGCTCATCTTTGATTACTCTTGAGGCGTCGCGCTATCATAAAGACTTCTGATTAAGACATCTTCACTCtcctgaaacatctctgcttcggCTCATGACGCCTCCATCACAGTCAGGGGACACAGACACTAATAAATGTAGAGCTGTGACTCTGGCCCAGTGCTATTGTATCCACACAATAACTCACTTAGTGCTTATATACAGCAATAATATACAGAGTTGAGTTAAAATAGTTGTTGAAATAAAGCATTCCTCATTACCCATCTGATACTCCTTTATACAACAGTTGTTTGTGCATTTATATCATGAAAGAAGGTGCTTACTGCCAAGTCGCTGTAGATGTGATCGCCAAAGTAAAGCACTTTGGATCCTCTCCAGCCGGTGAGTCTCAGGAACTCATAAAGGTTTCCCTACAGTGAACAAATACGCacaataaaagttaaacaacCGTGTACAATTTCAGCCCTCTGATGAAGTGTCTTTATCGACTCCTGCTACCTGTTGGTAAATCTTTCCCTTTTCCAACCTGTGAATCCTATCCCAAAGCAAAGCGCCTTTGTCTGTCACTCTCCTGAAAGGCCTGTTGAAGACATACACATTCAGTAAATTATTACAATATTGACAGTTTCCTGAAACAAATGCAAACTGGTGCAGTTCCAAAGgtacaacagaaaaaaaattaaatcttaAAATAAGCTGCTTGAAGCTCACGTCGCTTCCAGTAACACTATTAACTGTAGTTAGTGCGACCCCTAGCGGCGTAAGAGTCGCACTACACGACACAAACTCACTTCCTCCTGTCATTGAAGAATCCAGGTTTATCAGCCTGAACAATCACAACGTCAAACAGCTCCCTCCAGTCCTTCCCCACAATGTAGGTCATCCCTCTGTCACTGTAAGGGATAAAAGATCACAGAGTCAGCAGATAAGTGTTTGGCACTTGGGTGATTGAGTGGTTAAAGGTACAGACAAATTAAATCTGGCACGAATCTTAAATACATTATtgcaccacacagcagcagtaaCTGAAAATAAGCAGCCACATCCGTGATGCCTTTAATGGGTGACAAGAGCAGCCACGTGCGCTGTGTCTGCTCAAACTCACACAAAGTCCAACGGGCTGTTGGTGATGAGGAACATCTTCTTTCCATGCTCTGACAGCTTCTTCAGCACGGCGTGGCTCTGCTCACCGTAGCAGATATACTTTCCTGTGGGGGGAAAAGAGAAGCGAAAGAGAAAGAGTGAAGAAGACAAAGGCACCCCGCAGAATTGTCTGCACATCAGCCGTGGTCTGCTAATCGCTTCTGTATTAGCTAAATCAGAGGGAGATAAAAGTGGGCAGAGCTACCGATATCTGCCTCCACAGCTCGGTACATGATGCCCTTGACGTGAACGTCTCTGATGGCTTCCTGGGAagaaacaaaaagaggaaagtttcagcaggaagtgtgttagCATTCGGCAGCAGTACTAACTCTTTGCTCTGTGTATAAATGCCTGACTCGGTTGCACAAAGAGGCACATCTTTGAATACTAATGAAAGGCACAAACCCAGAGTTCAGTTGCTCGGTATCGACAAAGTTTTCAATATTTTCAGCAGCGCAACCAATCAGGGGAGGGGGTGAGCACAGGCTCCCTTAGAAGTGGAGCCTCAAAGGGCATACTTAAAGGTGCTTTATAATATGGATTGTGGGGGGACACAAAACCCCAGGAAAGCAGCGGTGTgaagttttgaaataaattaggCTTCAAAGGGAGATGAAAAactaaaagggggggggggggggggggtgtccttgAAAAGTTGTGTGAGCGGAGAGTGCGTGCAAGGACTTTTAATGACAGCAATCTATCAAAATAACAAGGTGTCAgagtgaagagaaaagctgAAGTCAAAGAGAGAACGCAGCTctgagtcctcctcctcctcctgctccctctgaGGAAGCAGACACCAGAGAGCAGATGTCCCGTCCAGCTAAAATTAGACTCAGAGCTAAAATTACGAGGGTGCGCGTCTGGAGAATCTCTCAGCACACTTAGAAAAACGTGTATTTGCAGGCGGATCGAGTCTTTGTCGTTCCGCACGCTTCACCTTCACGTCTTTGTAGAGGTGCACCGGCTCATAGTCGATGTTGTGCTTCATGAAGAAGTCGTTCACGCAGGACAGAAGGGTCATCTCAGGCAGGGAGAAAATGTCCATGAACTGCTTCATGGTGTGACCGTGGGagctctgcagcacagagaagcTACGTCATAATCCGCTGTCTGGTGTCGTACGTGCAGGAGGACGTGAACAACACCTTGCCGTAAAAGTCGCTCATGATCTCTAAAGGCACGTGTGAACCTTCATACATGGCGATCACTTCCTCATCGGGAACTGGATTAAGGCCCCTGTGGATGGGGACATGATAACCTTTAACCTTCTGCAGATAAATAAAGATAACGATGATATCTACTGTAGTTTAATGTGTATCATTAACAGTGTGACCTGTAGACAGTTCCCAGCTGGATGTAGTGAAAAGCATCTATCTTCATCAGCAGAGCCTGTCACAAATCCCAATTCATACCACAATAATCCACATGCTAGGCTAAAGCTACAGCTGATGCGTTAAATTGGCAAAAACAACCTTTAAATTAGGCGAGTATGGGCCTTCTTACCTTCTGGACGTCATAGTGAAGTCCTCTAACGGCAAAATTAGGAATATATTCATACTTTCGCAGAGCCTCGGGGTACTGaaggcaggaaaaacaacagaacataGGAATTTAGTGGTCTCTATGACAACGAAACAGGACAGCAGGACTTCTCAATCCTGACACAACTGAGCAGCTGATCGTGTCAGGGTGCTTTTATGGTCTTCAACTTACACAcaaatgtcttcaagagaagaaacccagtccagttgacagagaaaactaccctTGATTACACACAAATGCCAAAGCATGTTTACATACGCTAACACAGCAGCATTAGGACGCAGGAGAACAGATATTGGGGTTCCTAGGGGACACTAACAGGGCTCTGACCATACAGTTTGGgatgatttaaaacatttacacaaATTCCACCCATCATTAACACGTGAGATCCACAGAGCctccgtttccatggtgatcCATGATAACTGAGCTACAGTGAACTGTCTCTTTTTAACCTACTCTGTGCTTGGAGACGAGGATGTCTCGCGCTATGTTGAAGATGAGGGTGTGCAGCTGACTGGAGTAGAAGGCCAGGGTGTAGTCATAGTCGAAGCCGTAGATCTCGATGTCCTGCAGGCTCATCTGGTTGTTGGCAAAGATGGTGTCGGGGTTGACCGAGTTGTTGGACATGACCGGGATCATAGCTAAGAGAGGAGGCAATTCTGTCACGTGCACAAAATCTTTCATatgcacattttaatattttatcagCAAAATTTATCAGCAGATTTTGGTTTATTAGCAGTAGTCAGCACCTGCTCTAAAATGATAATAAACTCATCAGTCATAATGACCAGTTTGTTATTCCAGGTAaagtattttaattttaataaacaGATGATTGCACAAATCAGACAATTTGGAGCTTTTAACCTCTAAATATTAATGTATTAACCAATAAGTAACTGAACGACTATGTAATTAAATCAAAATCTAAGCTTTAAACCAtccttttgatttttctttcctgttatTGATGCATTATATGTGGTTTATTAATATAAAAACCTCTGTATAACAATCTGTGGGGTCCATGGATGAAACAGTCCAAGGACAgacatggaggagctgagatTTTATGGTCAACAATAACGTCTCGCCTGTTTTAAATACCTTCAGTCTGATTTTTGGTCTTATGGTAAACAGACCAGAGCTTCTCCGTCACGTCGTGGCCGTCTGAGGAGCTGCCATGAGCAGATGCCGCGAAGCTCCGGGCCGGGGGATGTTGTGGCTGCCGTGGCCCGGCAGCACCAAGGTTCCGTTTCCACAGGTGCGGCCCCCGGTAGAAACCGTGCGAGGTGCACCTGAAAATGTTGGCGTGTAAACAGTCCGTGTGCTTCAGCAGCCACGGCAGGCGCGGACACAAGGGCGCCATGACTCGGTTCTGCGGATGTCGGTCCGTGTAGGTCGCCCTGAACTTCCTGATGACAGCATGCAGCGAACGGGTAGCTAACGGGCAGCTCCGGTAAACACGGGCTGGCCCTGCGGACGGACAGTGACGTCACTTCCGCATGGGCTCACGTCCCATCCGATTAGCCAATCAGATGCAGGCGCGTGTGGAGGTCattcgccccctgctggccacggAGTTTATATACACCTGTGTAGATGCTAACAAATTAGCATCTTCAAATATTGTCCAGGGGGAGAATTCAAACATATTAACTCGACTCGTcgcatttgtttttattatttatttgtcgAAAGTTATTTTTCAAAAGTATGGACAAATTCTTAACTAGGGCTTACAGTGTTTCATATAtaataaagagtaaaaaaaacaacaactttaaaTTCATACGTTTAGTTTAATGCATCTTATTTTCTATATCTCACCTTGTATTTCTCTCTATAGTTGCTGACTGAGGGGTTGAAGTTAATATATACCAAAGGTGTAATGGGCCGCTGCAACACAATGGAACGTCGTTGTAATACTTTGAAATGTCAAATTCAAAACATCTTTAATCTTTCGTGTCACCCGCTCTGGAAAGCAGGGTTGGAGCAGAGGTGTCGCGCATGCGTGGTGCGGAGCGCGTCTCCAATCTCTGACTCCGTCTGGGACGGTGGTGGGCGGCTGGAGATTAGGAGCCTGACCGCTTGTGAGCGCTTTAATTCAGGGGATGATCTCACGGCAGCACCCGCTGCTCGCTGTGGACACAAACAGCAGAACGCTGCGTGCTTTCACGTCAGTCTCCAACACCGGGAAAACTCGCTATATTTGCAGTCGCCTTTGGCAGTAAAAGTTGCCAAGACGATTTGAAAAAACGTCCAGATTTAGAGAGTAAATCGCCAACATTCTGCAAAGTCAAACGAAATCGTCGCAACAGCGCCCTCTCCTGGACAGGGACCGGAACAGAAGATCCCttcattcattctttcattGTTTAAAGAAACAACAGATCATTCGGAGGAGTTCACGCACATTTGCGTCTAAGGTCATTGAAGTGTTTTAAACGTTATATCCTCCATGCCCACGTTTATTATGCGCACTTTAACGTAACGCAAATATTAGAAATCACGTCTCCGCCGCCAGGAAGCGTCATCGTGTCACCGACCCTGTTGCATCAGAACAATCAAATATCGGTTTAAATGTTGACTGAGAAAGATCGGCAGCGATATGCTGATTATTTATTCCTGGCCAATGATGGCTAGACACGATTTTCGGGTTTGGAGGTATGTTGAGGCCTCTGATTGGACGACACCCGCGCGTTGCTCTGCTGTGATTGGTTGGATTGTGTGCGTGGTGCGCAGCCATTGGTCGGTTGTCACGGGTCTCGTGGAGTGGGCTCTTTTGGTGGGAGCGGTGGCTTGTCAGTCTCTCTTGTTAAGGCAGTGCTGCCTGCGCGGCTGTCCCGGCTTTTGTCTTAAGGGCTCCACTTAGACATCGTTCACTCGATTTcccaaaatgaaacgtgtttGGGTCATAGGCCTTTTGGTCGCCTTGTTTGCCTTCGGTGAGTAGTTGGAAAACCCCGTTTTAATTGTCTTCAACTTAAGCATTTTGGCTAGTATTTGCAAGGAAGCTAACGTCAACTTGTCCTTTCCTCAAACATTCGTAGCTACAACTTTTACTTATCTGGTCAATTTAACTGTGCGTTTAGCTCATTTCCATGTTTTGGGTTAATCGCAGTTTGTTTCGTAAAGATGTCCTATAATAGTCTTTCCAGAAGTTTCTTGCGGAAATGCTGTATGAATGAAGCCCATTTGATGCTAGCTAACCGTTATTGCTGCCCCTTCATAGCTGCAAATCTACCATATCAGCTGTTAACCAAAGCTTATTTCTGATTTACTGGGattatgtatttaaaaaaccccacacatTTCATCTAATTGGCattcctaaatttccatttatGCTCCTGGCGTCAAGATCTCGTTCCTTAAGAATTGTGAATGactattttccttttttatagCTGCTGTAAAAgctgacg
This window harbors:
- the nt5dc3 gene encoding 5'-nucleotidase domain-containing protein 3 gives rise to the protein MAPLCPRLPWLLKHTDCLHANIFRCTSHGFYRGPHLWKRNLGAAGPRQPQHPPARSFAASAHGSSSDGHDVTEKLWSVYHKTKNQTEAMIPVMSNNSVNPDTIFANNQMSLQDIEIYGFDYDYTLAFYSSQLHTLIFNIARDILVSKHRYPEALRKYEYIPNFAVRGLHYDVQKALLMKIDAFHYIQLGTVYRGLNPVPDEEVIAMYEGSHVPLEIMSDFYGKSSHGHTMKQFMDIFSLPEMTLLSCVNDFFMKHNIDYEPVHLYKDVKEAIRDVHVKGIMYRAVEADIGKYICYGEQSHAVLKKLSEHGKKMFLITNSPLDFVDRGMTYIVGKDWRELFDVVIVQADKPGFFNDRRKPFRRVTDKGALLWDRIHRLEKGKIYQQGNLYEFLRLTGWRGSKVLYFGDHIYSDLADLTLKHGWRTGAIIPELRKEIKIMNTEQCIHMVAWSQALTGLIEQMQVHRDPESQAVVKEWTRERETMRTETKDVFNRQFGSLFRTHHNPTYFSRRLSRFADIYMASISCMLNYDLQHTFFPRRTPLQHESPFTDHSPAGTGADPQLHVTNNVKKED